One Haloterrigena salifodinae DNA window includes the following coding sequences:
- a CDS encoding NAD-dependent epimerase/dehydratase family protein, which translates to MQNQRVLITGGAGFIGSNLANYLAEDNDVVAIDDEYLGTAENLESSVDYRNRSVLEDDLPTDVDVVFHLAALSSYAMHEEDPTTGARVNVEGFVNVVDQARQDGCDTVVYASTSSIYGSQTDPSPEDMPVAVNTGYEASKLARERYGEYFANHYDMDVAGMRFFSVYQGYGGAEEHKGEYANVIAQFADDLDGGDAPALYGDGTQTRDFTHVDDIVRGLELAAEHELTGVYNLGTGEAYSFNELVEMLNDELGTDIDPEYVENPIPDSVYVHDTCADSSKMHEETGWEPQISLEEGVEQVCEPYTE; encoded by the coding sequence ATGCAGAACCAGCGCGTCCTGATAACGGGCGGAGCAGGGTTTATCGGGTCCAATTTGGCGAACTACCTCGCCGAAGACAACGACGTCGTCGCGATCGACGACGAGTACCTCGGCACGGCCGAAAACCTCGAGTCGTCCGTCGACTACCGCAACCGAAGCGTCCTCGAGGACGACCTCCCGACGGACGTCGACGTCGTCTTCCACCTCGCCGCGCTCTCGTCGTACGCGATGCACGAGGAGGACCCCACGACGGGCGCTCGCGTGAACGTCGAGGGATTCGTCAACGTCGTCGACCAGGCCCGCCAGGACGGCTGTGACACCGTCGTCTACGCCTCCACGTCCTCCATCTACGGGAGCCAGACCGACCCCTCGCCGGAGGACATGCCGGTCGCGGTCAACACCGGCTACGAGGCCTCCAAACTCGCCCGCGAGCGCTACGGCGAGTACTTCGCGAACCACTACGACATGGACGTCGCTGGGATGCGCTTCTTCTCGGTCTACCAGGGCTACGGCGGCGCCGAGGAACACAAGGGCGAGTACGCCAACGTGATCGCCCAGTTCGCCGACGACCTCGACGGCGGCGACGCGCCCGCCCTCTACGGCGACGGCACCCAGACGCGAGACTTCACCCACGTCGACGACATCGTCCGCGGCCTCGAACTCGCCGCGGAGCACGAACTCACTGGCGTCTACAACCTCGGCACCGGCGAGGCCTACAGCTTCAACGAACTCGTCGAGATGCTCAACGACGAACTCGGCACCGACATCGACCCCGAGTACGTCGAGAACCCGATTCCCGACTCAGTGTACGTCCACGACACCTGCGCCGACTCGAGCAAGATGCACGAGGAAACCGGCTGGGAACCCCAGATCTCCCTCGAGGAGGGCGTCGAACAGGTCTGCGAACCCTACACC
- a CDS encoding HVO_A0556 family zinc finger protein — MQETVDGTVAVHPVVDALEGKSCTFCDEGELVQGVYKGKNAVVCEDCETPTAQLW, encoded by the coding sequence ATGCAAGAAACCGTAGACGGGACTGTCGCCGTGCATCCGGTAGTTGACGCGCTCGAGGGTAAAAGCTGTACGTTCTGCGATGAAGGCGAGCTCGTGCAGGGAGTTTACAAGGGGAAGAACGCCGTTGTCTGCGAGGACTGCGAGACGCCTACCGCGCAGCTTTGGTAG